Proteins co-encoded in one Candida albicans SC5314 chromosome 3, complete sequence genomic window:
- the RAD53 gene encoding serine/threonine/tyrosine protein kinase (Protein involved in regulation of DNA-damage-induced filamentous growth; putative component of cell cycle checkpoint; ortholog of S. cerevisiae Rad53p, protein kinase required for cell-cycle arrest in response to DNA damage): MEVTQRTQSQTQPTQQSPTTQTQTQSKEDQNRICQLICSTGQFGNYDLNINDKTIVQGKMTWYFGRDPNSDLQVASSSRISNKHFQIWFNFNDKSLWIKDTSTNGTHLNNSRLVKGSNYLLNQGDEIAVGVGRDEDVVRFVVVFGDKYNPAKLPDSTNTIKDEGIYKDFIVKNETIGQGAFATVKKAIERSTGESYAVKIINRRKALNTGGGSAMAGVDRELSILERLNHPNIVALKAFYEDMDNYYIVMELVPGGDLMDFVAANGAIGEDATQVITKQILEGIAYVHNLGISHRDLKPDNILIMQDDPILVKITDFGLAKFSDNSTFMKTFCGTLAYVAPEVITGKYGSSQMESQQKDNYSSLVDIWSLGCLVYVLLTSHLPFNGKNQQQMFAKIKRGEFHEAPLNSYDISEDGRDFLQCCLQVNPKLRMTAAEALKHKWLQDLYEEDSVKSLSLSQSQSQQSRKIDNGIHIESLSKIDEDVMLRPLDSERNRKSSKQQDFKVPKRVIPLSQHPATPLPMSQPKKRPYQIDPRTNKKVDLEEPSTSKKVKLSDSVVAEDYLKLEPLANSLFQETINISKSPFSFGRNDTCDCEIDDDRLSKLHCVITKENDSIWLLDKSTNSCLVNNTSVGKGNKVLLRGGEILHLFFDPLSSQHIGFKVVLVDQSSGEHKSQVEALKQTSEEMNIIPLISGLSSISS; encoded by the coding sequence ATGGAAGTAACACAACGGACGCAGAGTCAGACACAACCAACACAACAGTCACCGACAACTCAGACGCAAACCCAAAGCAAAGAGGACCAGAATAGGATttgtcaattgatttgCTCCACGGGTCAGTTTGGCAATTATGATTTGAATATCAACGATAAAACTATCGTACAAGGTAAAATGACGTGGTATTTTGGAAGAGACCCCAACTCAGATTTGCAAGTGGCGTCGTCGTCGAGAATTTCAAACAagcattttcaaatctggTTCAACTTCAATGATAAATCACTATGGATAAAGGACACTTCAACTAACGGGACACACCTTAACAACAGTCGATTGGTGAAAGGATCAAACTACCTTCTTAATCAGGGTGATGAAATAGCAGTAGGGGTTGGTAGAGACGAGGACGTTGTGAGGTTTGTCGTTGTCTTTGGTGACAAATACAACCCGGCAAAGCTACCTGATTCGACCAACACAATTAAAGATGAAGGAATATACAAAGACTTTATtgtgaaaaatgaaacGATAGGCCAAGGAGCATTTGCCACTGTGAAAAAGGCGATTGAACGATCTACGGGCGAGTCGTACGCGGTGAAGATTATAAATCGAAGAAAAGCATTAAATACCGGTGGTGGAAGTGCCATGGCAGGAGTGGACCGTGAATTGTCCATATTAGAGCGGCTCAACCACCCAAATATAGTTGCTCTAAAAGCTTTTTATGAAGATATGGACAATTACTATATTGTGATGGAATTGGTGCCGGGCGGTGATTTGATGGACTTTGTGGCTGCAAACGGTGCAATAGGAGAAGACGCAACACAAGTGATCACGAAACAGATTCTAGAAGGAATTGCCTATGTTCATAATTTAGGAATCTCCCATCGTGATTTGAAGCCAgataatattttgattatgCAAGATGACCCAATACTTGTTAAAATCACCGACTTTGGATTGGCAAAATTCAGTGACAATCTGACGTTTATGAAAACTTTTTGTGGTACATTGGCGTATGTTGCTCCCGAAGTTATCACCGGTAAGTATGGATCATCGCAGATGGAACTGCAACAAAAGGACAACTACTCTTCCTTGGTTGACATTTGGTCTTTGGGATGTTTGGTTTATGTACTTTTAACTTCTCATTTACCATTCAACGGGAAAAACCAGCAACAAATGTTTGCCAAGATCAAAAGGGGCGAATTTCATGAGGCTCCATTAAATTCATACGACATTTCTGAAGACGGAAGAGATTTCTTGCAGTGCTGCCTACAGGTTAATCCTAAACTAAGGATGACGGCTGCTGAAGCTTTGAAACATAAATGGTTGCAAGACTTGTATGAAGAGGATTCTGTCAAATCATTGAGTTTATCGCAATCACAGTCGCAACAATCTCGAAAGATAGATAATGGTATCCATATCGAATCATTGAGcaaaattgatgaagacGTTATGCTTCGTCCATTGGATAGCGAAAGAAATAGGAAATCAAGTAAACAGCAAGATTTCAAGGTACCCAAGCGTGTGATTCCGTTATCTCAACATCCTGCAACACCGTTACCAATGTCACAACCGAAAAAGAGGCCGTATCAAATAGACCCtagaacaaacaaaaaagtcGATTTGGAAGAACCTCTGACAAGCAAGAAAGTCAAGCTAAGTGATTCCGTTGTTGCGGAAGACTACTTGAAGTTGGAGCCACTTGCAAATTCGTTATTCcaagaaacaataaatatttcaaagtCCCCGTTTTCTTTCGGAAGAAATGACACTTGTGATTGCGAGATAGACGACGACAGACTATCCAAACTTCATTGTGTCATTACCAAAGAAAACGACTCTATATGGTTATTGGATAAGAGTACTAACTCGTGCTTGGTCAACAATACTAGTGTTGGAAAAGGCAACAAAGTTTTGCTTAGAGGAGGGGAGATATTACATCTCTTCTTTGACCCATTGTCACTGCAACATATAGGTTTCAAAGTAGTCCTTGTTGATCAACTGTCTGGTGAACATAAGAGTCAAGTGGAGGCTTTGAAACAAACCTCAGAAGAAATGAATATTATTCCACTTATTTCGGGTTTAAGTAGTATAAGTTCATAG
- a CDS encoding peptidylprolyl isomerase (Ortholog(s) have peptidyl-prolyl cis-trans isomerase activity, protein phosphatase type 2A regulator activity and role in mitotic spindle organization in nucleus, response to osmotic stress), producing the protein MSYITPTKRIFTPEDLSKWVGSPTYNTVLDFIVELQSSVTGKSNDSSYETSSIIDKLSKLLSKVDNLITLHPAHDSVSRFGKIEFRDFYSDLSSKAEEYISEITATAIQETSAYFIESWGNSTRIDYGSGHELNFICFLLCLKELGQITSADYEGLVLKVFTQYMSIMRKLQKEYWLEPAGSHGVWGLDDYHFLPFLFGAAQLSTHPHMKPKSIHNDELVEMYSTKYMYFECINFINKIKTIPNHQGKLSLRWHSPMLDDISAAKNWDKIREGMVKMYKVEVLGKLPIMQHFMFGSLLKCPEGIPEHTDENGHGENPEDHCGHAHVNTWGDCCGIKIPSGIAASESLKHERKGNIPFD; encoded by the coding sequence ATGTCATACATCACACCTACTAAAAGAATTTTCACTCCGGAAGATTTGTCCAAATGGGTTGGCTCGCCTACTTATAATACCGTATTGGATTTCATTGTGGAGTTGCAGTCATCCGTCACTGGCAAATCCAATGATTCATCATACGAGACCAGTCTGATAATTGACAAACTTTCCAAACTCCTTTCGAAAGTTGACAACCTCATTACTTTACATCCTGCTCATGATTCAGTATCTCGATTTGGAAAGATTGAATTTAGAGATTTTTATAGTGATTTGTCCAGCAAAGCTGAAGAATACATTTCTGAGATTACTGCGACGGCAATTCAAGAAACCTCTGCATATTTCATTGAATCGTGGGGGAACAGCacaagaattgattatGGTTCTGGtcatgaattgaattttataTGTTTTTTATTGTGCTTGAAGGAGTTGGGTCAGATTACCTCTGCTGATTACGAGGGTTTGGTTCTCAAAGTCTTCACTCAGTATATGTCGATTATGCGAAAACTACAGAAGGAATACTGGTTGGAGCCTGCAGGATCCCATGGGGTTTGGGGGTTGGATGATTATCACTTTTTGCCCTTTTTGTTTGGAGCTGCACAATTATCTACTCACCCACATATGAAACCAAAACTGATTCATAATGATGAGTTGGTGGAGATGTATTCCACCAAGTATATGTATTTTGAATGCATCAACTtcataaataaaataaaaaccaTTCCTAACCATCAAGGTAAATTGAGTTTGCGCTGGCATCTGCCAATGTTAGATGATATATCTGCAGCTAAAAACTGGGATAAGATCAGAGAAGGAATGGTGAAAATGTACAAGGTCGAAGTTTTGGGGAAACTACCAATCATGCAGCATTTTATGTTTGGTAGTCTTTTAAAATGTCCAGAGGGAATCCCTGAACATACTGATGAAAATGGACACGGAGAGAATCCTGAAGATCATTGTGGCCATGCTCACGTTAATACTTGGGGAGATTGTTGTGGTATTAAGATTCCTAGTGGTATAGCTGCTAGTGAAAGTCTAAAACATGAGAGGAAGGGCAACATTCCGTTTGATTAG
- the PTR22 gene encoding Ptr22p (Oligopeptide transporter involved in uptake of di-/tripeptides; regulated by Stp2 and Stp3; transcript induced upon phagocytosis by macrophage; repressed by Rim101 at pH 8; flow model biofilm induced) — protein sequence MSTEEKHSQTDVINSSTQGSHSVEKSSRDDEYAGDNLGSDIQIDDEGREPTDHEMETLRHVSESIPISCWLVAIVELAERFSYYGLSAPFQNYMQFTPEHSPKGMLGLKQQGATALSYFFQFWCYVTPILGGWISDTYWGKYKTIFVFCVIYIVGIFLLFITSVPSITSKSTATGGYIAAIIIIGLGTGGVKSNVSPLIADQIPKKKPYIKVTKKGERVIVDPNITVQNVFMFFYLMINIGSLSVIATTQMEAHIGFWSSYLLTFCFFFIAIAALIVGRNKYVKVPVGDKIVNKTFKCVWVGIINGFNFDAAKPSVKPEKSYPWDDHFVDEVKRTISACKVFVWYPIYWVQYNGMMNMFVSSAAGMSRDIPNDFLTVFDSVAIIVFIPIFERFLYPFVRHFTPFKPITKIFWGFMFGSGAMVYAAVLQHYIYKAGPCYDHPLDCPNGNHINIGLQTPAYVLIAISEILASITGLEYAYTKAPVQMKSLVMAMFLLTNAVGAAIGIALSSVSVDPKMVWTYSGLAVSCFIAGCLFLTLFKHYNKKEDEWNNLEYEANIEEAALMPVSSLTPSRKSIA from the coding sequence ATGTCCACAGAAGAGAAACATCTGCAAACAGATGTTATAAATAGTTCTACTCAAGGCTCACATTCCGTCGAAAAACTGCTGAGGGATGATGAATATGCTGGTGACAACTTAGGGTCCGATATACAGATCGATGATGAAGGTAGAGAACCTACCGATCATGAAATGGAAACCTTGAGACATGTTTCTGAATCCATTCCAATATCATGTTGGTTAGTTgctattgttgaattagCTGAAAGATTTTCCTATTATGGGTTGTCAGCTCCGTTCCAGAACTATATGCAATTTACTCCAGAACATTCACCAAAAGGTATGCTTGGATTAAAGCAACAAGGTGCCACTGCGTTGTCGTactttttccaattctggTGTTATGTCACTCCTATTCTTGGTGGTTGGATTTCTGACACCTACTGGggtaaatataaaacaatttttgtcttttgtGTTATTTATATCGTTGGTATTTTCTTATTGTTCATCACTTCCGTTCCATCTATAACCAGTAAAAGTACTGCTACTGGGGGTTATATTGCGGctattatcatcattggTCTTGGTACAGGTGGTGTCAAATCCAACGTTTCCCCATTGATTGCTGATCAAATTcctaaaaagaaaccatACATTAAGGTCACCAAAAAGGGAGAAAGAGTCATTGTTGATCCAAACATCACTGTTCAAAACGTATTCATGTTCTTCTACCTTATGATCAACATTGGGTCTTTGTCAGTTATTGCCACCACTCAAATGGAGGCTCACATTGGATTCTGGTCTTCTTACTTGCTTACGTTctgcttcttctttatcGCAATTGCTGCTTTGATTGTTGGTAGAAACAAATATGTCAAGGTTCCTGTTGGTGACAAGATTGTCAACAAGACTTTCAAATGTGTTTGGGTCGGTATCATAAACGGGTTCAACTTCGATGCTGCCAAGCCCTCCGTCAAACCAGAAAAATCTTATCCATGGGATGACCATTTTGTTGACGAAGTCAAAAGAACTATATCTGCTTGTAAAGTGTTTGTGTGGTACCCTATCTACTGGGTCCAATATAATGGTATGATGAACATGTTTGTTAGTTCTGCAGCAGGTATGAGCCGTGATATTCCAAACGATTTCTTGACAGTTTTTGACAGTGTGGCCATTATCGTCTTTATCCCAATATTCGAAAGATTTTTATATCCTTTTGTTAGACATTTTACTCCATTCAAACCAATCACAAAGATTTTCTGGGGGTTCATGTTTGGATCTGGTGCTATGGTTTACGCCGCTGTTTTGCAACACTATATCTACAAAGCCGGTCCATGTTATGACCATCCTTTGGATTGTCCAAACGGTAACCACATCAACATTGGTTTGCAAACACCTGCATATGTCCTCATTGCCATCTCTGAAATTTTGGCCTCGATTACTGGTCTTGAGTATGCCTACACTAAGGCACCTGTGCAAATGAAATCTTTGGTAATGGCAATGTTTTTACTTACAAACGCCGTTGGTGCTGCCATTGGTATTGCCTTGCTGAGTGTTAGTGTGGATCCAAAAATGGTGTGGACATACCTGGGATTAGCTGTGCTGTGTTTCATTGCTGGTTGCTTGTTCTTGACTTTGTTCAAACACTACAATAAAAAGGAAGACGAGTGGAACAATTTGGAATACGAAGCCAATATTGAAGAGGCTGCGCTTATGCCAGTTTCTTCATTAACTCCGTCACGCAAATCCATTGCATAG
- a CDS encoding uncharacterized protein (Ortholog(s) have role in protein insertion into mitochondrial membrane from inner side and integral component of mitochondrial inner membrane localization), whose amino-acid sequence MNKSPRFYRLPSKKSVFLNELSKSPRLSLIWQSVDSRCMNATKTLPIVIQTKQEIFNQVVQSNPEKQGVSLKFKQFIAYGKAIINFYKSGIKNVWQNQSILKKLKQDFYLTHVAPSGQEIKIRIPSFKKLTEEMSQRIYMNKVESETLEKMTKGDIKRSNDMKTHSIFNLTREQFQLYKRTPNDYYKIPLFALVCLIFEELTPVLCYMIPEITPSTCILPNILPRVWNPNAIGKMKSLNQNLDENSMIDLSLKTSYNLDIEHVRLLSQSLRLVSRYIPPQFYPDGYLRDKLQDYYNYIVIDNFYLSGLNGDGNMWNLNDQELVLACLERNLIQNIVYDTKLFNQISDPIQKQMFQDKYMGKLRVKLFQYLVDFDSFNIGYLAVNHAIPREEEVNVIAWR is encoded by the coding sequence ATGAACAAATCACCTAGATTCTACAGGTTGCCTAGCAAAAAACTGGTATTCTTGAACGAATTAAGTAAGTCACCAagattatcattaatttgGCAGTCTGTTGATTCAAGATGTATGAATGCAACAAAAACCTTACCCATTGTTATACAGACCAAACAGGAGATTTTCAACCAGGTAGTCCAGAGCAACCCAGAAAAACAAGGAGTTTCTttaaaatttaaacaatttattgCCTACGGAAAGgcaattatcaatttctacAAATCGGGAATCAAAAATGTGTGGCAGAATCAGAGTATATTAAAGAAGCTAAAGCaagatttttatttgacTCACGTCGCCCCATCAGgacaagaaataaaaattagGATTCCATcctttaaaaaattaacgGAAGAAATGAGTCAAAGAATATATATGAATAAAGTAGAATCAGAAACTTTGGAAAAAATGACTAAAGGTGATATTAAGAGATCGAATGATATGAAAACTCATTCTATTTTCAACTTGACAAGAGAGCAGTTTCAACTTTACAAACGTACTCCAAATGACTATTACAAAATACCATTATTTGCACTTGTGTGCTTGATATTTGAGGAACTCACTCCTGTTTTATGTTATATGATTCCAGAAATAACGCCATCTACTTGTATATTACCCAACATCCTTCCTCGGGTCTGGAATCCAAACGCAATCGGTAAGATGAAATCACTCAATCAAAACCTAGACGAGAATAGTATGATTGATTTGTCTTTGAAAACAAGCTATAATTTGGACATTGAGCATGTTCGGTTGCTATCTCAATCATTGCGTTTAGTATCTCGGTATATACCCCCACAGTTTTATCCTGACGGATATTTACGTGATAAACTACAAGACTACTACAATTACATAGTTATTgacaatttttatttgtcaGGCTTGAACGGAGATGGCAACATGTGGAATCTCAACGACCAAGAGCTAGTGTTGGCTTGTTTAGAAAGAAACcttattcaaaatattgtcTACGATACcaaattgttcaatcaAATATCCGATCCTatccaaaaacaaatgtttCAGGACAAGTACATGGGTAAACTAAGAGTTAAACTATTCCAATATTTGGTGGATTTTGATAGTTTTAATATTGGATATCTTGCTGTGAATCATGCCATCCCAagggaagaagaagtaaatGTAATTGCATGGAGGTAA